Proteins from a genomic interval of Tenacibaculum sp. SZ-18:
- a CDS encoding DUF423 domain-containing protein: MYKNLTITTFLGVVTIILGAFGAHALKESLTPEALKSFETAVRYQMYHVIVLLLVNFTDHISLNLKNKLTLIFISGVALFSGSIYLIYLLGVPVSSIWFVTPLGGLILIIGWILLFYEFLKKSMKK; encoded by the coding sequence ATGTATAAAAATTTAACAATAACTACGTTTTTAGGAGTTGTAACAATTATTTTAGGAGCTTTCGGAGCTCATGCACTAAAAGAAAGCTTAACTCCGGAGGCATTAAAAAGTTTTGAAACTGCGGTGAGATATCAAATGTATCATGTAATTGTTCTCCTACTTGTTAATTTTACAGATCATATTTCCTTAAACTTAAAGAATAAATTGACCCTTATTTTCATTTCAGGGGTCGCTCTTTTTTCTGGATCTATTTATTTAATTTATTTGTTGGGAGTGCCAGTTAGCAGTATTTGGTTTGTAACTCCACTGGGAGGACTTATCTTAATAATAGGTTGGATTCTATTATTTTATGAATTCCTCAAAAAATCGATGAAAAAATAA
- the ade gene encoding adenine deaminase: MTIQGKIVDIINRKIFKGEVEVENGKIKSIRESNHTNETYILPGFVDAHIHIESSMLVPSEFAKIAVTHGTIATVSDPHEIANVLGVEGVNFMITNGKKVPLKFNFGAPSCVPATYFESAGAIINSDDIKKLLENPDIKYLAEMMNYPGVIYQDEEVLKKIAWAKHYNKPVDGHAPGLRGEDLDKYISAGIYTDHECFTYEEALEKLQKGMKVIIREGSAAKNFDSLIDLLPEYFDNIMFCSDDKHPDDLLEGHLNQLCERAVAKGIDTFKVLKAACINPVRHYNLDVGLLNEGSDADFIVVEDLKKFKVLQTYINGELVADNGETFVKSVEFEVVNNFNTDVKKNADFEFHSASEKIRVIEALDGELVTNEVETNSLIKDGNLVSDVDNDVLKMTVVNRYKNAEPAIAFIKNFGLKEGAIASSVGHDSHNIIAVGVSDEAICKAVNLLIENKGGICAVNDLEEKVVALPVAGIMSDQPAEIIGKAYAELDEMAKGMGSKLRAPYMTLSFMALLVIPALKLSDKGLFDGNSFKFTSVEVK, encoded by the coding sequence ATGACAATACAAGGGAAGATAGTTGATATTATAAATCGAAAGATTTTTAAAGGAGAAGTTGAAGTTGAAAACGGAAAGATAAAATCAATTAGAGAAAGTAATCATACTAATGAAACATATATTTTACCTGGCTTTGTAGATGCTCATATTCATATTGAAAGTTCGATGTTAGTTCCTTCGGAATTTGCTAAAATAGCCGTTACCCATGGAACAATAGCTACAGTTTCTGATCCGCATGAAATAGCAAATGTTTTAGGTGTAGAAGGAGTTAATTTTATGATTACTAATGGGAAGAAAGTTCCATTAAAATTTAATTTTGGAGCTCCTTCATGTGTGCCTGCTACTTATTTTGAAAGTGCTGGAGCAATCATAAATTCTGATGATATTAAAAAGTTGTTGGAGAATCCTGATATTAAGTATTTAGCTGAAATGATGAATTATCCTGGAGTTATTTATCAGGATGAAGAAGTGCTAAAGAAAATAGCTTGGGCGAAGCATTACAATAAACCAGTTGATGGACATGCACCGGGTTTGAGAGGAGAAGATTTAGATAAATACATTTCTGCTGGAATTTACACGGATCATGAATGTTTTACTTACGAAGAAGCTCTAGAGAAACTTCAGAAAGGAATGAAAGTAATTATTCGTGAAGGCAGTGCTGCTAAAAATTTCGATTCGTTAATTGATCTACTTCCTGAATATTTTGATAATATAATGTTTTGTTCTGATGACAAACATCCGGATGATCTATTGGAAGGGCATTTAAATCAACTTTGCGAAAGAGCAGTAGCTAAAGGAATCGATACATTTAAAGTTTTAAAAGCAGCTTGTATAAACCCAGTAAGACATTACAATTTAGATGTTGGATTATTAAATGAAGGTAGTGATGCTGATTTTATTGTTGTAGAAGATTTGAAAAAATTCAAAGTTTTACAAACATACATTAATGGAGAGTTAGTTGCAGATAATGGTGAAACATTCGTGAAATCTGTTGAATTTGAAGTAGTAAATAATTTCAATACGGATGTAAAGAAAAATGCTGATTTTGAATTTCATTCTGCATCAGAAAAGATTCGAGTTATTGAAGCATTAGATGGCGAATTGGTTACTAATGAAGTAGAAACTAATTCATTAATTAAAGATGGAAATTTAGTTTCAGATGTTGATAATGATGTTTTAAAAATGACGGTTGTAAATCGTTATAAAAATGCCGAACCTGCAATCGCATTTATCAAAAATTTTGGCTTGAAGGAAGGAGCAATTGCTAGTTCTGTAGGTCATGATTCACATAATATTATTGCTGTTGGAGTTTCTGATGAAGCAATTTGTAAGGCTGTTAATTTATTAATTGAGAATAAGGGTGGTATTTGTGCCGTAAATGATTTAGAAGAAAAGGTGGTTGCATTACCAGTGGCGGGAATTATGAGTGATCAACCGGCAGAAATTATTGGAAAAGCTTATGCCGAACTGGATGAAATGGCAAAAGGAATGGGAAGTAAATTAAGAGCTCCTTACATGACTTTATCTTTTATGGCATTATTGGTTATTCCAGCATTGAAGTTATCGGATAAAGGACTATTTGATGGAAATTCATTTAAATTTACTTCTGTAGAGGTCAAATAA
- a CDS encoding aspartyl protease family protein: MKNILKVLILCISFYHLSAQIAKIPFELVDDLMYVKVKINDNSKENVFVFDTGATADLLDSSIAKKLGLKPNYKQKTTGAGGTKSYDVILSQKLSLNNSITVDNTHLVLSDLSRIIRRSGKNFDGIIGYSLLKNHVTQIDYDNHEILVYNKIDDLSTDGYKPISFKFGNGIPIPQFDIDITLRNSESFTGKVFFDSGAGLTMLMNSPFAASNEIGNKVKKRLISKSENLHGESTSEKIAIKSMNIGGYQLSEMPINIAHDKNGVSSYENYLGILGGAVISKFNVILDYNTSTLYLKPNKNYTKPFDFPMSGISLIKTEDDKTIIDRVEKTSDAYKKGIRKGDELLSVNNDSSGNIQNYRAYLKQKNGTVDLIYSSIKGQPKTSTIKLERLL; encoded by the coding sequence ATGAAAAACATTTTAAAGGTGTTAATTTTATGTATCTCATTTTATCATCTTAGTGCACAAATTGCGAAAATTCCTTTTGAATTAGTTGATGATCTTATGTATGTTAAGGTAAAAATCAATGACAATTCTAAAGAAAATGTGTTTGTTTTTGATACTGGAGCAACTGCCGATTTACTTGATTCTTCGATTGCGAAAAAACTTGGATTAAAACCAAATTATAAACAGAAAACAACTGGAGCAGGTGGAACCAAATCATACGACGTTATTTTATCTCAAAAGCTTAGTTTAAACAACAGTATTACTGTAGATAACACCCATTTAGTATTAAGCGATTTATCAAGAATTATCAGAAGATCAGGTAAGAATTTTGATGGAATTATTGGTTATAGTTTACTAAAAAACCATGTAACTCAAATAGACTATGATAACCATGAAATTTTAGTTTACAATAAAATTGATGATTTAAGCACTGATGGTTATAAACCAATTTCTTTTAAATTCGGAAATGGTATTCCAATTCCTCAATTTGATATTGACATTACCTTAAGAAATTCAGAATCTTTTACCGGTAAAGTATTCTTTGATAGTGGAGCTGGTTTAACAATGTTAATGAATAGTCCTTTCGCTGCATCTAATGAAATTGGTAATAAAGTTAAAAAAAGACTTATTTCAAAATCAGAAAATTTACACGGCGAATCTACTTCAGAAAAAATTGCAATTAAAAGTATGAACATAGGTGGATATCAATTATCTGAAATGCCAATTAATATTGCGCACGATAAAAATGGAGTAAGTAGTTATGAAAATTATTTGGGGATTTTAGGAGGAGCTGTAATCAGCAAATTCAATGTTATTCTAGATTATAATACTTCTACTCTTTATTTAAAACCAAACAAAAATTACACGAAACCATTCGACTTTCCAATGAGCGGAATTAGCTTAATCAAAACTGAAGATGATAAAACAATAATTGATCGAGTAGAAAAAACAAGTGACGCTTATAAAAAAGGGATCAGAAAAGGAGATGAATTGCTATCTGTAAATAATGATTCCTCTGGAAACATTCAAAATTACAGAGCTTACCTTAAACAAAAAAATGGAACCGTAGACTTAATTTACAGTAGTATCAAAGGACAACCAAAAACATCGACCATTAAACTTGAAAGGTTGCTTTAA
- a CDS encoding saccharopine dehydrogenase family protein yields MRNILIIGAGRSSSSLIKYLLDKSSNENLHITIGDLSVKNAEQKINNHSNASAIQLDVFNEQERKKAIQQSDIVISMLPAHLHIEVAKNCIEFEKHMVTASYISKEMQALNDEAKSKGLIFMNEIGLDPGIDHMSAMDIIDRIRENGGEMLLFESFCGGLVAPESDTNLWNYKFTWNPRNVVLAGQGGASKFIQEGSYKYIPYHKLFRRTEFLTINGNGQFEAYANRDSIKYRSIYGLEAIPTMYRGTVRKVGFSRAWNVFVQLGMTDDSYTIEGSEHMSYRDFTNSFLAYSPSDSVELKFRSYLKIDQDDIMWAKFLELDIFNGQKRVELKNATPAQILQKILMDSWTLQEDDKDMIVMHHKFGYKDQTGKHQIESSMIIKGDDQTFTAMAKTVGLPVAMATLKILNGEITTPGVQLPINKEVYKPILKELEDYGINFVEKDVPYLGYNPEGVIG; encoded by the coding sequence ATGAGAAATATACTGATTATTGGAGCAGGAAGATCAAGCTCTTCCTTAATAAAATATTTACTTGACAAATCCTCAAACGAGAATTTACATATTACTATTGGTGATCTTTCTGTAAAAAATGCAGAACAAAAGATTAACAATCATTCAAATGCTTCTGCAATTCAATTAGATGTTTTTAATGAACAAGAACGTAAAAAAGCAATTCAACAATCGGACATCGTAATTTCAATGTTACCTGCTCATTTACATATTGAAGTCGCTAAGAATTGTATAGAGTTTGAAAAACATATGGTTACCGCTTCGTATATATCTAAAGAAATGCAAGCGCTTAACGATGAAGCAAAATCAAAAGGATTGATTTTTATGAACGAAATTGGTCTTGATCCAGGAATCGACCACATGAGTGCTATGGATATTATTGATAGAATTCGTGAAAATGGTGGAGAAATGTTATTATTCGAATCGTTCTGTGGTGGATTAGTTGCTCCTGAAAGCGACACTAATTTATGGAACTATAAGTTCACTTGGAATCCAAGAAATGTAGTTTTAGCCGGACAAGGTGGTGCTTCTAAATTTATTCAAGAAGGATCTTATAAATACATTCCGTATCACAAATTATTCAGAAGAACCGAATTTTTAACTATTAACGGCAATGGACAATTCGAAGCTTATGCTAACAGAGATTCTATAAAGTATAGAAGTATTTATGGTTTAGAAGCTATTCCAACGATGTATCGAGGTACCGTGAGAAAAGTAGGTTTTTCAAGAGCTTGGAATGTATTCGTTCAATTAGGAATGACTGATGACAGTTACACAATCGAAGGATCAGAACATATGAGTTATCGTGATTTTACAAATTCTTTCTTAGCTTATTCACCTTCAGATTCAGTAGAATTAAAATTTAGATCCTATTTAAAAATTGATCAAGATGATATTATGTGGGCAAAGTTTCTTGAATTAGATATTTTTAATGGACAAAAAAGAGTTGAATTAAAGAATGCGACTCCTGCACAAATTCTTCAGAAAATTTTGATGGATTCTTGGACTTTACAGGAGGATGATAAAGATATGATTGTAATGCATCATAAATTTGGATATAAAGACCAGACGGGAAAACACCAAATTGAAAGTAGTATGATTATTAAAGGAGATGATCAGACCTTTACGGCAATGGCAAAAACAGTAGGATTACCAGTCGCAATGGCTACTTTAAAAATACTTAATGGAGAAATAACAACTCCAGGTGTTCAACTTCCAATTAACAAAGAAGTTTATAAACCTATTTTAAAGGAATTAGAAGACTACGGAATTAATTTTGTTGAAAAAGATGTTCCTTATTTAGGATATAATCCGGAAGGAGTTATCGGATAG
- the pckA gene encoding phosphoenolpyruvate carboxykinase (ATP), which translates to MTNLETKTISLESLGIKSSTVRYQLTSEELHGLTIEKGQGKESAFGAIAVNTGEFTGRSPMDRFIVKDEITKDEIWWGDINIPFDSDKFDKLYDKVTAYLSDKKVFVRDSYACADEDYKLNIRVVNEYPWSNMFAYNMFLRPTAEELKDFSPEWTVINAPGFMANAEVDGTRQHNFAILNFSRKVALIGGTGYTGEIKKGIFSALNFILPVYKNTLPMHCSANVGKDGDTAIFFGLSGTGKTTLSTDPNRSLIGDDEHGWTSENTVFNFEGGCYAKVIDLSKEKEPEIYGAIKKGAILENVVMDEKGNVDFADTTITQNTRVSYPIHHIENIRVPSIGKNPKNIFFLTADAFGVLPPISKLTPGQAAYHFISGYTAKVAGTEAGVTEPLPSFSACFGAPFMPLHPTRYAEMLSEKMKETGVNVWLVNTGWFAGPYGVGNRMKLKYTRAMINAALTGGLPEEITHENYHIHSVFGLAQPRKCPGIPSELLSQRQAWNNDEGYYETAHKLADSFRANFKKFEEYANEEILAGGPPIIKK; encoded by the coding sequence ATGACAAATCTTGAAACGAAAACGATTTCGTTAGAATCATTAGGTATTAAGAGTTCTACGGTTCGTTATCAGTTAACTTCAGAGGAGTTACACGGTTTAACTATTGAAAAAGGACAAGGTAAAGAATCTGCGTTTGGTGCCATTGCAGTGAATACAGGTGAGTTTACAGGAAGGTCTCCTATGGATAGATTCATAGTTAAAGACGAAATCACTAAAGATGAGATTTGGTGGGGAGATATTAACATCCCATTCGATTCTGACAAGTTTGATAAATTATATGATAAAGTAACTGCATATCTTTCTGATAAAAAGGTTTTCGTTAGAGATAGTTATGCATGTGCTGATGAAGATTATAAGTTAAATATTCGAGTTGTAAACGAATATCCATGGAGTAACATGTTTGCATATAATATGTTTTTACGTCCAACAGCTGAAGAATTAAAAGATTTTTCTCCAGAATGGACTGTAATTAATGCACCTGGATTTATGGCAAATGCTGAGGTTGACGGAACTCGTCAACATAACTTTGCAATCTTAAACTTTTCAAGAAAAGTTGCCTTAATTGGTGGAACTGGATACACAGGAGAGATCAAAAAAGGAATTTTCTCAGCATTAAACTTTATCTTACCAGTATACAAGAACACTTTACCAATGCACTGTTCTGCAAATGTTGGTAAAGATGGAGATACAGCAATTTTCTTCGGATTATCAGGAACTGGAAAAACCACATTATCAACCGATCCAAACAGAAGTTTAATTGGAGATGATGAGCATGGATGGACTTCTGAGAACACAGTTTTCAACTTTGAGGGAGGATGTTACGCTAAGGTTATTGATCTATCTAAAGAGAAAGAACCTGAGATTTACGGAGCAATTAAAAAAGGAGCAATCCTAGAGAATGTTGTAATGGATGAGAAAGGAAATGTTGATTTCGCTGATACAACTATTACACAAAACACTCGTGTGAGTTATCCAATTCACCATATTGAAAATATTAGAGTTCCATCTATTGGAAAGAATCCAAAAAATATTTTCTTCTTAACTGCGGATGCATTCGGTGTGTTACCTCCGATTTCAAAATTAACTCCAGGTCAGGCCGCTTATCACTTTATATCTGGATATACAGCTAAGGTTGCAGGAACAGAAGCTGGAGTTACTGAGCCATTACCAAGTTTCTCTGCTTGTTTTGGAGCACCTTTTATGCCATTACACCCAACTCGTTATGCAGAAATGTTAAGCGAGAAAATGAAAGAAACAGGTGTTAATGTTTGGTTGGTTAATACAGGATGGTTCGCTGGTCCTTATGGAGTGGGAAACAGAATGAAATTAAAATATACTCGTGCAATGATTAATGCAGCTCTTACTGGAGGTTTACCAGAAGAGATTACGCACGAAAATTATCACATACACTCAGTATTTGGATTAGCACAACCAAGGAAATGTCCTGGAATTCCATCTGAATTGTTAAGTCAGCGTCAAGCTTGGAATAATGATGAAGGGTATTATGAAACAGCTCATAAATTAGCAGATTCTTTTAGAGCTAACTTTAAGAAGTTTGAAGAATATGCAAATGAAGAGATATTAGCAGGTGGTCCACCGATCATTAAAAAATAA